ACTTAACCAGAAAGATACTCCACTTGACACACTACTGCTACGGTTTCAAGAGTAGCCTTAATCTAATCAGAAATTACAAGGCTGTACggatttattgaatatatcaataaaacccAGCATGAGATAAAACTAACCACATTTACAAGAGGAAAGAGATAATTATCTCATTGGCACAAATGAAAGCTTTGTTTGCAAgcgaataattaatatcatgcGAATATTCATTTTATGCTTCCCCTTTTTcataaatatctacatataattaaaatataaggatttaaaaataattcctatacgaatacattaaatttaaatctattgtcAACAAATTATGTGTAATTAAATACTAACTAACTTAAAAGTTAAGAGTTACGAAACAAATTATCTGTAAATGTCTCAGGTTTCGAGTtgggtaaattattttatttgttctaaaCTCTCTATTAAACCTTTTATTTAAtccatacaattattttgttatgctaccaataaattataaagtaacaaaCTAATTCACATAATTCGGGTTCATAAGTTAGTCGAAACAATTCAACCATATTTTGGCACGGCAATTCAAGTTAAAATCAGCTAACTTAAACAAAGATATTGGCATTTCTAAAAAcatgttacattttaatatatttatgttatctgtTAACTTTGATCCGatcatgataaaatttattttatttatctgtggctaaataaaatacaatctttAAGCTTatgtttaaaacaattacattataatgattaattgtacgtttatttgattaatatgctTTTACGATATGAATTtgaaaattcttatattttcttacatatGTGACTTcttattaaatgcaaaaaattaataaataaaagtaataatctaAAAAAGTGACACCTTCCTGACTAGATTTATCATATTCAAACatggaataattataattagggggttaataataaaaatatacaacgtaGTGCATTTAATTTACGGTATGCGGTATGTACCTTATATaactgaaaaatatatgtatttataaggaCAAAAAATCATTgtgaaattcattattattttatactcaaaaaatttgataacaatatatataaaaaacaacattataaatagtcttaaattttgtttttaagttaaatatatcgttcggaatattataattttttttcggtGGACCAAATTTTGGacccattaaaatataactttaaatttttaaaacgatcgctttaatcattttttattgtattctaatagctattgctttttaaaaataagtgtaaATACAGGGTACTATTATCTGAAACGAATTGCGAAtacagaaaatatatcaaaaagtatttaaaataataactctgAATACATTCGAACACTTCTCAGTCtctttaagattaaaatttcaataatattcacaatattttaaacgaaaatagaatttatgttaaaaataaataagcacaATTCATTGGAAAGTTACATTATAAACCTGAGTATCCTAATAAGTAAATTGTACAatagacaattattattataacattaagatTGGTCTAAATCAgtagtgtaataataatattaacaccgAAGACAACATCTATAACACCAATAGCTAGAGATACCGCTGGTTAtaacgattttgatgaaatgcttaaatttatcttatttaaactaAGTATATTCTTAGTATTTTAAAAGTGTATAAGTACTCCTCGTCGAATCCATCAAagttgatagttttttttttggtaaagattttaacaaactttacacgtttttttttttcattaaatattatattggaagtatattatattaaaatggattAAGTGGAAGAAAAAAAgggaattaaataataaaaaaaatgttttaagataaTGAGAGTttctttaaataacattttttaaagtaaatgctataaaaaatacatagtttTCAATAAGCTCTTGTATAATTTTCAACTGTATGGGACTAGGACATCATGGCCTTAAGCATGTGTTTCTAAAACGTAGTCGTATAGAGCTGTCACCTGGGAAGGTAAAACAAGGAGTTCCAGAATGGGGAGTAAATTTTGAGTTCGAACgaataatttcttttattttaatgtgttataAAAACACTTGACAAATATTTCTGTTAATGGAACATTTTAATAAGTCCCAGATAGCAGCCCTATTTCCTTGACATACgagtttttaatatgttattttgtgaGAGCACTATTAATATGTTCGGTTAAAACGGACGGTAAGGATTTAGAATTAATCTTGCTCCTGTTTTAAAAGGTCAATTTTTGCTATgatcatttatttgaaatttttaaatgtattaaagctacttaaaacaataacgttttcaatatagattttaattttcgaaatatgtatataatatgtaatagatTTATCTAAAGCAAATATATAAAGGGATATCTCAATTgtaaaatcttcaaaaatattatatttaacgtaacatcgtaaaatatgaaaatgaaacgtttttgatggtgtgatgtttttttttaaatcagtgatTCTGATAGAATTTAAAATGAGAATGTTAGgtctaataaaaatgatatgtgACGAACACTTAATTATGCATATGGATAGTTAAATAACAGTTATTACGTAAATagatcttaaaattaaatttaatcattaaacaCCAAGATCTGGTTGTTAGAATGTCATAGAAACGACGATTGCATACATTGAGAATGCAATattgactaaaatataaattaatgaagtaCTAGATaacgtacataaaaatatatcttgagtAAAGCCATCAAACATCCAAGCTGTATAGGGTAATATTATCTTAGTAAGAAATAAATGACTACTCCGAGGAAACAATTAAAACTTGTACATAGAGGAAGGTACTAAAGAGTACTTTGAATGGAAAGAACAGCCCATGACTGTATATGCAATCATGAAATCGCTATAACTTGGAagtcgtaaaaaaaataaaccatttgaGCATTTTTCATAAGCAGTTATCAACGGTTGAATGATACAATATCCGTAGCTAATTAAGGCAGAATACCACTGAgcttatgaataattttatatatcaattacgACACCACCGATATAATAACTAAACTATCACTCGATAAAATATAATGCCCTAAAACATTATCAGTAAACGACACTTCGGCTTAAATTATAGCGATATCACTAATACGATAGTAAGTACATTaaaaaacgatataatttaGCTAGAGTAAGCGAAGAGATTGAGACGTTGAATCATCTAAAGCTACGGTCAAACTTGTGATTAAGTGCAACGAACAATCTTCATTCGCAATGTTAAATTGTcacgttatttatgttatagcCTATTTTCGTTTCAACAATTTAAGAACAGCTAGTTCTCAGTCACTTGTTTACATAAGTATGGCTGTAGCTTTAAATTCAATACGTCATATTTGTCATACGCACTTCGCTTAATCGTCTAAATATGTGTCGCCTTTAACAGTGTTACAACACGAAATACGATGCATTATCCTATAATGGTCAGAGTTTAAGTATCGCTGGCTACGGAAGGCTGTTTGATGAGGTCTACATCCTGAACGCTGGCCTGTGCCTTCAATTTGGGTCGGTCTTCTTTGCGTCCATGTTCGTGATCATGGTGACTTTCCACTACACTAACGCAATTTTTCTGATTGGACCGAACTCTTTCATCGTATTCTTCGCGAAGCTTTATATTGTACCAGTGGAGACACATGCATCTGAAAATTACGGTCATCATTAAATCATACTGTATAATTAAATCGGAAatcatgttttataataaagtaaactaagtttataaaaaaattgctaaaaaaattatatcttggATATACTTGGGATTGGGACATACTTGTCCATCTTTTTTGGAAAAGCTATAAAATTTCTTGTAACGTATTTCACGAACATATTTATTGCTAAAAATCTACCGTTTCCGAAAAAGAAATATCTCAgcaattgtttttgttaaatattatataaataaatctgaaaTAAGCAACCGGCCATTTGTTATCATCTATAAAGTCATAAGTTTCATGACTGTTACACGTACctaaacatttgtttaattttttttatatttacacttaAACATCATACTCGTACATGCATACTGTTATCAATTCGAAACAATTTCCAGGACTCTCTTGTAAAATCGTAGTATAACTTTCATAATAGAAACATTATTGCcagtaaattaatgaaaactgTTGAAAATACCTCCATCACACGTACTATCGACGTTCAAATAACAATTGTGCCTCTATAATTCCATATGAATATGTTGACGTGCGTAATTGTATTAAAGCGACTTTTATGTTTCCATTTCTCTAATGAGAGgcttatctttttaattaaccTAAGTAACGACAATTGCATAGGATTCTTAAATTGTACGCCCCGATGGGGCCGGCGGTTAGCAATGGTCATATTTTTGCTCGGGTGCGtgtcaaaattataattcaggTCAATAATTACTGGATTCATTAGCTTAGGGTTTTCAATCgttatatgttacataaattTCGTCAGTTTCGAAATGTATAATTCTCAGGGCTGTTAAATTAACTTGGTGCACAAAACATCTACAAAACCCTACGTTTTATGCAGGACCGTCttggtaggtgccacccactcgtcatatattttactgccaagcacttaatattgttgtattaaagtTTGAAAGGTAtatgagccaatgtaattataggcacaagggacataatatcttagttcccaaggttggtggcgcattttttATCAAGtggaaaataatgtaatacagtattgtacaccttaaaaaggtgtCCTAAAAGTCcccgatggtatatgtctatctcttagggataacccacaattaaaattttttatcctttacctttttcgagaaataatggcttattttcgaagcaattttaaacaatacagcattacccagttaagtatcttaaatacattgtgaatttaatatagatccaTAAGGCCCTTTATACCTatagaagatattacagatttaaaacgccgggacatagcggtttgtgttgtctaatgactgaaaaactgtgatcGTTGTACGAAgctggggcgggtcgctagtaacaTATAAAAGTATACTATGTTTCTATAAGTTTAAGTTTGTACTGCtgatgtttgatatttttaattagccaAAACCGTCATGACAACCGACTTTGAAAGTCTACAACTAGTAGAAATCTCACCTAAGCACAGCTCCTAACACGCCAGTGCCGACTAGAGCTGCGCCAGCTCCCATCAGATAGTAGCGATGTTGAGCCGCTTCTGCGCCTGGAGACAGCTGGACGAGTCCCACGACTAGCACCACGATGCCGAGGAGCAGCGATCCCACAATTGCGTGTAGAGCTGCCACCTAGTCAACCAAGATtgcgaaaaataaatttactttcggATATAACCTAACGagtgaatagttattttttcacTTCCCTTAGAAGGTATCAGTTCCCTATACCCGTGAACTTCCTTTATTTGATCGCACCATGAGTAACCGTTTATTGACTTGACTTTTTTAATCAATTGGGCGAGCCTCCCTAAAGGGCCGTACAGATTTATAAAAGAGTTGCGTAGTTGCGCAATCAAACCAAGGCTACGTAATTAGCATTTCTTTCTGTGGACAATGCTTTATCAGAAACTGAACTTTATATCAACGATCGTTTAGCTGAAAAAAATGGTTcagaatatgttaattaaaattggcTGTTGAAGGTTGGTAAACTTATTTATAGCGTAGTTATAAAaactactatatattattttgggtCATAACAAGCGCCCGGGGTGTGCGCTTTATGTGTTTTGTTGACAAAATGGGCCGCGTTTTGTATACTAAATTATAgcaagtatatttatatgatgtcACCATCTGGTACAgaactctttaaaaataaactgaaaagcCTTAAAAAACTGGAATTAGGGTCACGATTACAAATAATGAGGGCGAACCAATATACCGTACAATGATTCGcctaagtttttatttgtttcctCATTTAAACCATTGGTATTTTTTTGGAGACGGGAATTATTGTTTCTGGTTCGGGAATTCGGAAAAGAATTCATTCCATTACAGTAATTCAAAATAAACGCCCGCCCTCAGAGAGACTCGCTATTTCACCCTTAGACGTTCGGATTCAAACAAAGTTTTGTTATCTTCTTTAAGATATTAGGCGAAGTTATATAACTCCTTTTTAAAAGTTGATTGGtacatgttaaataattatatttaaattatatataaaatttgatgagTTATTATTGATCGCTTATTgtggatataattttttaacttctGTCAATATGTATAAAGTttggtaatatattttgattaaaactatatgtttttattttgtgcttAAATCTTGCgtagaaatttattatattatattaatttaaatatatatatatatattattataccttcCCGCAAACGTATAGCTCGTTCCTCAGCCGGTGATCAGGCGAGGGCGTCGCGTCCTCGATGCCCCTGCCGAGCTGCAGTGGCAGCTGGGAGGGACGGCGTCCTCCCGTCCGCTTCTCAGCCCGTCGCCGCTCATGCCGGACAGCGACTGCTGGCATCGCACCAATCATTTTTGCTGTAAATTATGTTTTGAGTACGTAAAAACCTACTTCTCTGACTGTTAGAGATGGCTATGCACGTCAATAACTGAGTagtatacttaattaattattgattccTATAAAAATTGCATTAGCCACGGGCACTCCCCTCACTAGTAGCTGTCGTCTCGCAGTGTCTGAAGCGGCATCGTCTTGAGCTTGAAGCAGGTAAGCACGAAAGCAAAagcttgttttaattaaatgttaacaccAACAATATATAGTTGAATACTATTCAAGTTTACAAATACGTGTATAGTCTCTTTAAAAGTCATGacctattcaaataataattttactttacaaattgATCTAAGATTtgagtattaataattagtatatctattataattatatacatgtaattgtataaacatgttacgatgaaattaatcaattaatataaaatattattccttGGTTTTCGAAACAATAACTCACGTCTTT
This genomic stretch from Vanessa tameamea isolate UH-Manoa-2023 chromosome 9, ilVanTame1 primary haplotype, whole genome shotgun sequence harbors:
- the LOC113398905 gene encoding uncharacterized protein LOC113398905 isoform X3, with protein sequence MLQSLLQPRDNQRPVAVRHERRRAEKRTGGRRPSQLPLQLGRGIEDATPSPDHRLRNELYVCGKVAALHAIVGSLLLGIVVLVVGLVQLSPGAEAAQHRYYLMGAGAALVGTGVLGAVLRCMCLHWYNIKLREEYDERVRSNQKNCVSVVESHHDHEHGRKEDRPKLKAQASVQDVDLIKQPSVASDT
- the LOC113398905 gene encoding uncharacterized protein LOC113398905 isoform X5 — encoded protein: MIGAMPAVAVRHERRRAEKRTGGRRPSQLPLQLGRGIEDATPSPDHRLRNELYVCGKVAALHAIVGSLLLGIVVLVVGLVQLSPGAEAAQHRYYLMGAGAALVGTGVLGAVLRCMCLHWYNIKLREEYDERVRSNQKNCVSVVESHHDHEHGRKEDRPKLKAQASVQDVDLIKQPSVASDT
- the LOC113398905 gene encoding uncharacterized protein LOC113398905 isoform X2 yields the protein MLQSLLQPRDNQRPKMIGAMPAVAVRHERRRAEKRTGGRRPSQLPLQLGRGIEDATPSPDHRLRNELYVCGKVAALHAIVGSLLLGIVVLVVGLVQLSPGAEAAQHRYYLMGAGAALVGTGVLGAVLRCMCLHWYNIKLREEYDERVRSNQKNCVSVVESHHDHEHGRKEDRPKLKAQASVQDVDLIKQPSVASDT
- the LOC113398905 gene encoding uncharacterized protein LOC113398905 isoform X4, whose translation is MLQSLLQPRDNQRLAVRHERRRAEKRTGGRRPSQLPLQLGRGIEDATPSPDHRLRNELYVCGKVAALHAIVGSLLLGIVVLVVGLVQLSPGAEAAQHRYYLMGAGAALVGTGVLGAVLRCMCLHWYNIKLREEYDERVRSNQKNCVSVVESHHDHEHGRKEDRPKLKAQASVQDVDLIKQPSVASDT